CCATGATTTTAAAACAAATTGAAAAAGAATCAAGAGACAAATCCATTTTTATCACCCCCACCTTAATCCTCCCCCATCAAAGGGGGAGGAAAAAGTGAGGAGTACTCAGAAAGATTCAATCTTGACTTTTTTTAAAAAATATGGATAATTATTCTTGAATCTGATTTTTGAAAGGAGACAGAAAAATGGCTTTGATTAAAGAGAAGAAGCAGGAACTTATCAATGCCTTTAAAAGGCATCCCAAGGATACCGGTTCACCTGAGGTGCAGATTGCAATCCTCAGTGAACGGATAAAGATTCTTACCGAGCACTTAAAGAAGTTTCCTAAAGATAAGCATTCCCGGCAAGGATTGATTAAGATGGTAAATGACCGTCGACGCCATCTTAATTATCTCTTGCGGAAGGACAAAGCCCGGTATATAAAAGTCGTTGAAGCCCTTGGTTTGAGAAGGTAAATTGTATTCGGTCGAACTAAAAGTTGGTGAAAAAAACCTCCGACTGGAGAGCGGACGGGTTGCGCGCCAGTCTGCTGGTGAGGTTATCGTTTCTTACGGCGATACCGTAGTTCTGGTCTGCGTTAATTACAGCCCCGAGGTAGACGAGACCGTCGACTTCCTTCCTTTGACTGTCGAATACCGGGAACTCTCCTTTGCTGCAGGAAAGATCCCAGGTGGTTTTATAAAAAGGGAGATGCGGCCTTCTGATAACGAAATACTCTCCTCCCGGCTTATCGACCGGCCGCTCCGGCCACTCTTTCCGCCTGAATTCAGAAATGAAGTTCAGATCATTGCTTATCTTTTATCATCCGATGTAGAGCATGATGCCGACATCTTGGGTATCACGGGTGCGGCTACTGCGCTTCTGCTTTCAGAAATTCCCTTTACCATCCCGGTGGCAGGAGTAAGGGTAGGACTACTTGATGGAAAATATATAATCAATCCGACCCTTGCCCAGCAGGATAATTGTAAAGTTAATCTCGTCATCGCCGGGACTAAGGATGCTGTGGTGATGATTGAAGGTGGGGCCCGGGAGGCAAGTGAAGACGAAGTGATCGGAGCGATCAAAATCGGCCATGAGGAATGCAAAAGGATAATTGAGATTGAAGAAAAGATGCGCGAGGCAGTAGGCAAGGAGAAGATTGAGATAAACGGACCTTTTGTCAGTGAAGAACTGGCGAACGAGATCAAAGAAAAAGTAGGTAATGATCTCCAGCAGATATTTCTTTTCCGGGAAAAGAAGGCACGTCAGGAAGCTGCCTATGAGTTGATTCAAAATGTCGTGGAGAAGTTTGCGGACCGGGGGATTGAAAATATTGAATTGAAGGTGAAATATGTGGTGGAGAAGATGATTGCTGAGAGGATGCGACGGATGATTCTGGAAGAAAAAAAGCGTCTGGATGGTCGGGGTTTGAAGGATATCCGGAATGTTTCCTGCGAAATCGGCGTGCTGCCCCGAACCCATGGTTCAGCACTGTTCACCCGTGGTCAAACCCAGAGCCTTGCGGTTACGACCTTGGGTACAAAGAGCGACGAACAGAAGATAGATGCGATCTATGGGGAAGAGACAAAATCTTTTATGCTTCATTATAATTTTCCACCATTTGCCACCGGTGAAGTGAAACCCATTCGGGGACCAACGCGGAGGGAGATTGGGCATGGGGCACTCGCAGAAAGGGCCATCCTACCGGTTCTTCCCTCTGAAGAAGCCTTCCCCTATACAATCCGGGTTGTATCAAATATCCTTGAATCCAACGGTTCTTCTTCCATGGCGAGTGTCTGTAGTGCCTCCTTGGCCTTGATGGATGCAGGGGTACCGATAAAGACCGCGGTTGCTGGGATATCAATCGGCCTGGTCAAAGAGGGTGATAGATACGAATTGCTGACCGATATCATTGGTGACGAAGACCATTATGGAGATATGGATTTTAAAGTTGCGGGTACCAAAGATGGTATCACTGCAATTCAACTCGATCTCAAGATTCAGGGTGTGGATATCGAAATATTAAATCAGGCGCTCCAGCAGGCCCGGGAAGCCCGCGAAAACATTTTGAAGATTATGAGCAGCACCATCAGTTCCCCCCGTTCCAGTCTCTCCAAATATGCACCCAAGATCCTGGCATTTTCTATTCCCAAAGAAAAAATCGGTGATGTGATTGGACCGGGCGGTAAGGTGATAAGGCGGATCATCGGCGATTCGGATTTGAAGATTGATATCACCGATGATGGCAAGGTTACGATTGCCGGAAGCGACCCAGAACGGGTCAATAAAGCCAAGACCGAAATCCTTGGAATAGTCCAGGAAGCAGAGGTGGGGAAGATTTACATCGGCAAGGTTACTCGTATTACCAATTTTGGTGCCTTTGTAGAGATACTCCCAGGAAAGGAAGGGTTGTTACATATTTCCAAACTCAGCCGCCACCGGGTGCGCCGAGTTGAAGATGTAGTAAAGCCCGGTGATGAGGTGATTGTGCGGGTCTATGAAATCGATGAGATGGGGCGCATAAATTTAATGCGTGTAGGTGAGGATTGGCGACGACGTTAAAAAATTCAGTAATCATCCAGGAAATTAGTCCTAATATCAAAGTTGTTGGAGAGATGTTAAATCAGTATTATTCCTTCGCCCTGGGATTGTTCATCACTGGTGGGGCACGGGATGAAAAAAAAGAAGATAATGGCATTACTCATTTTATTGAACATATGCTTTTTAAGGGGACCAACCGGCGTTCGGCATTGGACATCGTCCGGATGATAGAAGGACTGGGTGGTTCTTTTGATGCCTTCACGACGAAGGAGAGTCTGGTGATTGTGACGCGTTTTTTATCCGAGCATCTCCTCAAGGTCTTTGACCTGATTTGTGAGATTCTTTTTGAATCAAAATTCCAGAGCGAAGAATTTCAGAAAGAAAAAGGTGTGATCACCGAAGAGATAAAATCCAATAATGAGGATCCGGCGGAGTATATTTATGACCTATTATTTGAAGCCGTATTCAAAGACCACCCGATGGCTCTGCCGATAGCCGGGACTATAGAATCGGTTTCAAATTTAGAATTAGCTCATACCCAGTCATATTACACTAAATTGCTTAGTTATCAAATGACGATTGCGATAAGTGGCAATTTCAACCTCCAGGATTTGATAACCTTTGCCCAGAAAAGGTTCAAACCCGGCCGTATGGAGGATTTGGGTCGGGTGCCTCCTGGTACCTATCAGCCTAATCATCTCTTCCAGACACGTAAAGATATCACTCAAGTTCATCTTTGTCTGGGGATACCAGCAGTTGCTTATGCTTCAGCGCTCAGGCATCCGCTTTTGATCATCAGCACCATGCTCGGTGGAGGTATGTCTTCCCGACTCTTTCAAGGACTTAGAGAAGAGAAGGGGCTTGTTTACGATGTTCATTCCTTTATTGATTTCTACAGCGACTGCGGGATACTCGGGTTTTATCTCAGCACCGATAGGAAAAATCTTCCAGAGGTGACGAAGCAAATCAAAAATATATTTGATGATCTTCAGAATAAAGGTTTCACCACCGAAGAGATTGAAATTGCCAAGACTTATATTACCGGCAATCTCCTCATGGGACTGGAGAATTCCACGAACCGGATGTTGCGCCTCGGCCGGGAATTTTCTTATCTCCAAAAAGTAACACCGGTTGAAGAGACCGTAAGAAAAATTAATGCAATTTCAAAGGAAGAGATAAATCGTTTAGTTGGTGATTATTTAGCATTGAATAATTATTCAGTCGTGGCAATCGGCCCAATAGAAGAAAAATCATTTCAGGAGATTGTTAACGACTTAAGGGAGTGATATGAAATTATTATTGATTGCGCCGGCAATAGTGGATGAAAAAAGGCGCGGGATGCAGGGTAAGGCATTCCAGTTGCCGCCTTTCTCACTGGCTGCGGTAGCTGCTGCAACTCCAGATTGGGTGCAGATAAAAATACTTGATGAGGCGGTTGAGCCGATTGATTATAATTATCCTGCTGACCTTGTGGGTATAACCGTCCTGACAAGGTTTGCACCCCATGCCTATGAGATTGCAGATCGATTTCGTAGTCGGGGGGTTAAAGTCGTGCTCGGTGGTCTCCATCCCTCAGCACTACCAGATGAAGCAATCCAGCATGCCGATGCCGTGGTGATCGGTGAGGCAGAAGGGATTTGGGAGACTTTGATAAGGGATTTTGAAAAAAAAGAACTAAAGAAATTTTATAAGAATAAAGATTTCCCGGACCTCGCCCAGATTAAAAGCCCGCGGCGCGATCTGTTTGATAAATCCAAATATCTTTTTACTGCTATGGTCCAGACCACCCGGGGCTGTCCTTTTGATTGCAACTTCTGTAGTGTCACCAAATTTTTCGGCGGGCGTTTTCGAATGCGGCCGGTGGAATGTGTCATAAAAGAGATACGAAGTTTGAAATCCAAATTCATCGGTTTTTCCGATGACAATATCTTCGGTAATAGAATCTATGCCCGAAAATTATTTAATGCCCTCAAGTATGAAGGGGTGATCTGGATGGCGCAATCTTCAATAAATATTGCTGAGGACAAAGAATTACTACATCTTGCTGCCCGCAGTGGTTGTAAAGGATTATTCATCGGTCTGGAATCGGTAGAATCAGAATCACTGGTCCAGATGCATAAAGGATTTTTGAAACCCGAGAGATTCAAAGACTATATTGCCCGGCTCCATGACGAAGGGATTGGGGTGATGGGTGCATTTGTCTTAGGCAACGATAACGAGGATGTTTCCATATTCCAAAAGACGCTGGATTTTGCCAAAAAG
This genomic window from candidate division WOR-3 bacterium contains:
- the rpsO gene encoding 30S ribosomal protein S15, with protein sequence MALIKEKKQELINAFKRHPKDTGSPEVQIAILSERIKILTEHLKKFPKDKHSRQGLIKMVNDRRRHLNYLLRKDKARYIKVVEALGLRR
- a CDS encoding polyribonucleotide nucleotidyltransferase, encoding MYSVELKVGEKNLRLESGRVARQSAGEVIVSYGDTVVLVCVNYSPEVDETVDFLPLTVEYRELSFAAGKIPGGFIKREMRPSDNEILSSRLIDRPLRPLFPPEFRNEVQIIAYLLSSDVEHDADILGITGAATALLLSEIPFTIPVAGVRVGLLDGKYIINPTLAQQDNCKVNLVIAGTKDAVVMIEGGAREASEDEVIGAIKIGHEECKRIIEIEEKMREAVGKEKIEINGPFVSEELANEIKEKVGNDLQQIFLFREKKARQEAAYELIQNVVEKFADRGIENIELKVKYVVEKMIAERMRRMILEEKKRLDGRGLKDIRNVSCEIGVLPRTHGSALFTRGQTQSLAVTTLGTKSDEQKIDAIYGEETKSFMLHYNFPPFATGEVKPIRGPTRREIGHGALAERAILPVLPSEEAFPYTIRVVSNILESNGSSSMASVCSASLALMDAGVPIKTAVAGISIGLVKEGDRYELLTDIIGDEDHYGDMDFKVAGTKDGITAIQLDLKIQGVDIEILNQALQQAREARENILKIMSSTISSPRSSLSKYAPKILAFSIPKEKIGDVIGPGGKVIRRIIGDSDLKIDITDDGKVTIAGSDPERVNKAKTEILGIVQEAEVGKIYIGKVTRITNFGAFVEILPGKEGLLHISKLSRHRVRRVEDVVKPGDEVIVRVYEIDEMGRINLMRVGEDWRRR
- a CDS encoding pitrilysin family protein, with the protein product MATTLKNSVIIQEISPNIKVVGEMLNQYYSFALGLFITGGARDEKKEDNGITHFIEHMLFKGTNRRSALDIVRMIEGLGGSFDAFTTKESLVIVTRFLSEHLLKVFDLICEILFESKFQSEEFQKEKGVITEEIKSNNEDPAEYIYDLLFEAVFKDHPMALPIAGTIESVSNLELAHTQSYYTKLLSYQMTIAISGNFNLQDLITFAQKRFKPGRMEDLGRVPPGTYQPNHLFQTRKDITQVHLCLGIPAVAYASALRHPLLIISTMLGGGMSSRLFQGLREEKGLVYDVHSFIDFYSDCGILGFYLSTDRKNLPEVTKQIKNIFDDLQNKGFTTEEIEIAKTYITGNLLMGLENSTNRMLRLGREFSYLQKVTPVEETVRKINAISKEEINRLVGDYLALNNYSVVAIGPIEEKSFQEIVNDLRE
- a CDS encoding radical SAM protein, encoding MKLLLIAPAIVDEKRRGMQGKAFQLPPFSLAAVAAATPDWVQIKILDEAVEPIDYNYPADLVGITVLTRFAPHAYEIADRFRSRGVKVVLGGLHPSALPDEAIQHADAVVIGEAEGIWETLIRDFEKKELKKFYKNKDFPDLAQIKSPRRDLFDKSKYLFTAMVQTTRGCPFDCNFCSVTKFFGGRFRMRPVECVIKEIRSLKSKFIGFSDDNIFGNRIYARKLFNALKYEGVIWMAQSSINIAEDKELLHLAARSGCKGLFIGLESVESESLVQMHKGFLKPERFKDYIARLHDEGIGVMGAFVLGNDNEDVSIFQKTLDFAKKIKLDLAQFSILTPYPGTNLFARLLKENRIFNFDWSKYDAGNAVFKPLKMTAEKLKEEVDKLWREFYRFDEILYRLLTLGKRLPIQILPLLLLNISFRKEIAATQNL